In Gossypium arboreum isolate Shixiya-1 chromosome 5, ASM2569848v2, whole genome shotgun sequence, a single genomic region encodes these proteins:
- the LOC108452338 gene encoding microtubule-associated protein 70-5-like isoform X2, whose amino-acid sequence MVMAGHSHVFGGEEQLPLAIADHPDPFVLELTRLQNRLKEKDRKLGAAQAEIKALRATEALKDKVIEELGEEVQTLDEKHRVAENLLQQKNLEMKKLADEKKDAVAAQFAAEATLRRVYASQKDDEDVSMESIIAPLKAEIKMYKNEIAVLHQDKKALERLTKSKELALIEAERILRSALERALIVEEVQNQNLELRRQIEICQEENKILEKTNRQKVLEIEKLSQTIKELEEAILVGGAAANSIRDCRRQISQLREEKRTLERELARVKVLANRVATVVANEWKDENDKVMPVKQWLEDRRLLQAEMQRLKDKLSMSVRTAKAEAQLKDKFKLRLKILEDGLKHISSISINPNASYGSPKPEKSSNILGFLTSTGGLKKRSTSQPRASTISTSSSLQRPRATSGENMVRKKLWASRCKVADSNEKENAEMKVNGDSSVRKDGDTKDSAEIKSNGGSNEQTGNRGIADSNAEDMVSGFLYDRLQKEVINLRKLCEAKDSSLNTKDEEIKMLMKKVEAFSRAMEVEAKRVKRESLAKEKENGSAKMGDDTKKMKHKKSSKTRSFLF is encoded by the exons ATGGTGATGGCGGGTCATAGCCATGTATTTGGAGGCGAAGAACAGCTCCCTCTTGCTATTGCTGATCACCCCGACCCTTTTGTGTTAGAGCTCACCCGATTGCAGAACCGACTCAAAG AAAAGGACCGAAAGTTGGGAGCTGCTCAGGCTGAAATCAAGGCATTGAGAGCAACAGAAGCGCTCAAGGATAAGGTCATAGAAGAG CTCGGTGAAGAAGTTCAAACGTTGGATGAGAAACACAGGGTCGCTGAGAATCTGCTCCAACAAAAG AATCTCGAAATGAAGAAACTGGCAGATGAGAAGAAAGATGCAGTGGCTGCACAATTTGCTGCGGAAGCAACTCTCAGAAGAGTTTATGCAAGTCAAAAGGATGATGAGGATGTGTCTATGGAGTCAATCATTGCTCCTCTTAAGGCTGAGATTAAAATGTACAAAAATGAG ATTGCAGTGCTCCACCAGGATAAGAAGGCTTTGGAACGTCTCACAAAGTCAAAGGAATTAGCTTTGATCGAAGCAGAGAGGATTTTGCGATCTGCTTTAGAAAGGGCTTTAATAGTTGAGGAAGTTCAAAACCAAAACTTGGAGTTAAGGAGGCAGATTGAGATTTGCCAG GAGGAGAACAAAATCCTTGAGAAAACTAATCGCCAAAAGGTCTTGGAGATTGAAAAGCTTAGCCAAACCATTAAGGAACTTGAAGAGGCCATTTTGGTTGGTGGGGCTGCTGCTAATTCTATCCGTGACTGTCGGCGACAGATTTCTCAACTTCGG GAGGAAAAGAGGACACTTGAGAGGGAGCTCGCTAGAGTTAAAGTTTTGGCAAACCGTGTAGCGACCGTGGTGGCTAATGAATGGAAGGACGAAAATGACAAAGTAATGCCTGTCAAGCAATGGTTGGAGGACAGAAGGCTGCTGCAG GCAGAGATGCAAAGATTGAAGGACAAACTATCTATGTCAGTGAGAACAGCAAAGGCAGAAGCACAGCTTAAG GATAAGTTCAAGCTAAGGCTCAAGATTTTGGAAGATGGATTAAAACATATATCAAGTATCTCAATCAATCCTAATGCATCTTACGGGTCCCCAAAACCAGAAAAGTCCAGTAACATCTTAGGATTTTTAACAAGCACCGGTGGACTAAAGAAGAGGTCTACCTCTCAGCCAAGGGCTTCTACCATCAGTACAAGTTCTTCCCTGCAACGGCCAAGGGCAACATCAGGAGAAAACATGGTAAGAAAAAAATTGTGGGCATCTAGGTGTAAGGTTGCTGATAGCAATGAGAAGGAAAATGCAGAAATGAAGGTAAACGGGGACAGCAGTGTACGCAAAGACGGTGACACAAAAGATTCGGCCGAAATAAAAAGTAATGGAGGTAGCAATGAACAGACAGGAAACAGAGGAATTGCTGATAGCAATGCCGAAGATATGGTTTCAGGATTTTTGTATGATAGGCTTCAGAAAGAGGTCATCAATTTAAGAAAGTTGTGTGAGGCTAAAGACAGTAGTTTGAATACTAAAGATGAAGAAATAAAG ATGCTCATGAAGAAGGTTGAAGCATTCTCAAGAGCCATGGAAGTGGAGGCTAAACGGGTGAAGAGAGAATCACTAgcgaaagaaaaggaaaatggaTCAGCGAAAATGGGTGATGATACCAAAAAGATGAAACACAAAAAGTCCTCTAAGACCAGAAG
- the LOC108452338 gene encoding microtubule-associated protein 70-5-like isoform X3: MVMAGHSHVFGGEEQLPLAIADHPDPFVLELTRLQNRLKEKDRKLGAAQAEIKALRATEALKDKVIEELGEEVQTLDEKHRVAENLLQQKNLEMKKLADEKKDAVAAQFAAEATLRRVYASQKDDEDVSMESIIAPLKAEIKMYKNEIAVLHQDKKALERLTKSKELALIEAERILRSALERALIVEEVQNQNLELRRQIEICQEENKILEKTNRQKVLEIEKLSQTIKELEEAILVGGAAANSIRDCRRQISQLREEKRTLERELARVKVLANRVATVVANEWKDENDKVMPVKQWLEDRRLLQAEMQRLKDKLSMSVRTAKAEAQLKDKFKLRLKILEDGLKHISSISINPNASYGSPKPEKSSNILGFLTSTGGLKKRSTSQPRASTISTSSSLQRPRATSGENMVRKKLWASRCKVADSNEKENAEMKVNGDSSVRKDGDTKDSAEIKSNGGSNEQTGNRGIADSNAEDMVSGFLYDRLQKEVINLRKLCEAKDSSLNTKDEEIKMLMKKVEAFSRAMEVEAKRVKRESLAKEKENGSAKMGDDTKKMKHKKSSKTRSSRGNPNILILKTPMKGGC, translated from the exons ATGGTGATGGCGGGTCATAGCCATGTATTTGGAGGCGAAGAACAGCTCCCTCTTGCTATTGCTGATCACCCCGACCCTTTTGTGTTAGAGCTCACCCGATTGCAGAACCGACTCAAAG AAAAGGACCGAAAGTTGGGAGCTGCTCAGGCTGAAATCAAGGCATTGAGAGCAACAGAAGCGCTCAAGGATAAGGTCATAGAAGAG CTCGGTGAAGAAGTTCAAACGTTGGATGAGAAACACAGGGTCGCTGAGAATCTGCTCCAACAAAAG AATCTCGAAATGAAGAAACTGGCAGATGAGAAGAAAGATGCAGTGGCTGCACAATTTGCTGCGGAAGCAACTCTCAGAAGAGTTTATGCAAGTCAAAAGGATGATGAGGATGTGTCTATGGAGTCAATCATTGCTCCTCTTAAGGCTGAGATTAAAATGTACAAAAATGAG ATTGCAGTGCTCCACCAGGATAAGAAGGCTTTGGAACGTCTCACAAAGTCAAAGGAATTAGCTTTGATCGAAGCAGAGAGGATTTTGCGATCTGCTTTAGAAAGGGCTTTAATAGTTGAGGAAGTTCAAAACCAAAACTTGGAGTTAAGGAGGCAGATTGAGATTTGCCAG GAGGAGAACAAAATCCTTGAGAAAACTAATCGCCAAAAGGTCTTGGAGATTGAAAAGCTTAGCCAAACCATTAAGGAACTTGAAGAGGCCATTTTGGTTGGTGGGGCTGCTGCTAATTCTATCCGTGACTGTCGGCGACAGATTTCTCAACTTCGG GAGGAAAAGAGGACACTTGAGAGGGAGCTCGCTAGAGTTAAAGTTTTGGCAAACCGTGTAGCGACCGTGGTGGCTAATGAATGGAAGGACGAAAATGACAAAGTAATGCCTGTCAAGCAATGGTTGGAGGACAGAAGGCTGCTGCAG GCAGAGATGCAAAGATTGAAGGACAAACTATCTATGTCAGTGAGAACAGCAAAGGCAGAAGCACAGCTTAAG GATAAGTTCAAGCTAAGGCTCAAGATTTTGGAAGATGGATTAAAACATATATCAAGTATCTCAATCAATCCTAATGCATCTTACGGGTCCCCAAAACCAGAAAAGTCCAGTAACATCTTAGGATTTTTAACAAGCACCGGTGGACTAAAGAAGAGGTCTACCTCTCAGCCAAGGGCTTCTACCATCAGTACAAGTTCTTCCCTGCAACGGCCAAGGGCAACATCAGGAGAAAACATGGTAAGAAAAAAATTGTGGGCATCTAGGTGTAAGGTTGCTGATAGCAATGAGAAGGAAAATGCAGAAATGAAGGTAAACGGGGACAGCAGTGTACGCAAAGACGGTGACACAAAAGATTCGGCCGAAATAAAAAGTAATGGAGGTAGCAATGAACAGACAGGAAACAGAGGAATTGCTGATAGCAATGCCGAAGATATGGTTTCAGGATTTTTGTATGATAGGCTTCAGAAAGAGGTCATCAATTTAAGAAAGTTGTGTGAGGCTAAAGACAGTAGTTTGAATACTAAAGATGAAGAAATAAAG ATGCTCATGAAGAAGGTTGAAGCATTCTCAAGAGCCATGGAAGTGGAGGCTAAACGGGTGAAGAGAGAATCACTAgcgaaagaaaaggaaaatggaTCAGCGAAAATGGGTGATGATACCAAAAAGATGAAACACAAAAAGTCCTCTAAGACCAGAAG TAGCAGGGGTAACCCAAACATCTTGATCTTGAAGACTCCCATGAAGGGTGGATGTTGA
- the LOC108452338 gene encoding microtubule-associated protein 70-5-like isoform X1, translating to MVMAGHSHVFGGEEQLPLAIADHPDPFVLELTRLQNRLKEKDRKLGAAQAEIKALRATEALKDKVIEELGEEVQTLDEKHRVAENLLQQKNLEMKKLADEKKDAVAAQFAAEATLRRVYASQKDDEDVSMESIIAPLKAEIKMYKNEIAVLHQDKKALERLTKSKELALIEAERILRSALERALIVEEVQNQNLELRRQIEICQEENKILEKTNRQKVLEIEKLSQTIKELEEAILVGGAAANSIRDCRRQISQLREEKRTLERELARVKVLANRVATVVANEWKDENDKVMPVKQWLEDRRLLQAEMQRLKDKLSMSVRTAKAEAQLKDKFKLRLKILEDGLKHISSISINPNASYGSPKPEKSSNILGFLTSTGGLKKRSTSQPRASTISTSSSLQRPRATSGENMVRKKLWASRCKVADSNEKENAEMKVNGDSSVRKDGDTKDSAEIKSNGGSNEQTGNRGIADSNAEDMVSGFLYDRLQKEVINLRKLCEAKDSSLNTKDEEIKMLMKKVEAFSRAMEVEAKRVKRESLAKEKENGSAKMGDDTKKMKHKKSSKTRSRGNPNILILKTPMKGGC from the exons ATGGTGATGGCGGGTCATAGCCATGTATTTGGAGGCGAAGAACAGCTCCCTCTTGCTATTGCTGATCACCCCGACCCTTTTGTGTTAGAGCTCACCCGATTGCAGAACCGACTCAAAG AAAAGGACCGAAAGTTGGGAGCTGCTCAGGCTGAAATCAAGGCATTGAGAGCAACAGAAGCGCTCAAGGATAAGGTCATAGAAGAG CTCGGTGAAGAAGTTCAAACGTTGGATGAGAAACACAGGGTCGCTGAGAATCTGCTCCAACAAAAG AATCTCGAAATGAAGAAACTGGCAGATGAGAAGAAAGATGCAGTGGCTGCACAATTTGCTGCGGAAGCAACTCTCAGAAGAGTTTATGCAAGTCAAAAGGATGATGAGGATGTGTCTATGGAGTCAATCATTGCTCCTCTTAAGGCTGAGATTAAAATGTACAAAAATGAG ATTGCAGTGCTCCACCAGGATAAGAAGGCTTTGGAACGTCTCACAAAGTCAAAGGAATTAGCTTTGATCGAAGCAGAGAGGATTTTGCGATCTGCTTTAGAAAGGGCTTTAATAGTTGAGGAAGTTCAAAACCAAAACTTGGAGTTAAGGAGGCAGATTGAGATTTGCCAG GAGGAGAACAAAATCCTTGAGAAAACTAATCGCCAAAAGGTCTTGGAGATTGAAAAGCTTAGCCAAACCATTAAGGAACTTGAAGAGGCCATTTTGGTTGGTGGGGCTGCTGCTAATTCTATCCGTGACTGTCGGCGACAGATTTCTCAACTTCGG GAGGAAAAGAGGACACTTGAGAGGGAGCTCGCTAGAGTTAAAGTTTTGGCAAACCGTGTAGCGACCGTGGTGGCTAATGAATGGAAGGACGAAAATGACAAAGTAATGCCTGTCAAGCAATGGTTGGAGGACAGAAGGCTGCTGCAG GCAGAGATGCAAAGATTGAAGGACAAACTATCTATGTCAGTGAGAACAGCAAAGGCAGAAGCACAGCTTAAG GATAAGTTCAAGCTAAGGCTCAAGATTTTGGAAGATGGATTAAAACATATATCAAGTATCTCAATCAATCCTAATGCATCTTACGGGTCCCCAAAACCAGAAAAGTCCAGTAACATCTTAGGATTTTTAACAAGCACCGGTGGACTAAAGAAGAGGTCTACCTCTCAGCCAAGGGCTTCTACCATCAGTACAAGTTCTTCCCTGCAACGGCCAAGGGCAACATCAGGAGAAAACATGGTAAGAAAAAAATTGTGGGCATCTAGGTGTAAGGTTGCTGATAGCAATGAGAAGGAAAATGCAGAAATGAAGGTAAACGGGGACAGCAGTGTACGCAAAGACGGTGACACAAAAGATTCGGCCGAAATAAAAAGTAATGGAGGTAGCAATGAACAGACAGGAAACAGAGGAATTGCTGATAGCAATGCCGAAGATATGGTTTCAGGATTTTTGTATGATAGGCTTCAGAAAGAGGTCATCAATTTAAGAAAGTTGTGTGAGGCTAAAGACAGTAGTTTGAATACTAAAGATGAAGAAATAAAG ATGCTCATGAAGAAGGTTGAAGCATTCTCAAGAGCCATGGAAGTGGAGGCTAAACGGGTGAAGAGAGAATCACTAgcgaaagaaaaggaaaatggaTCAGCGAAAATGGGTGATGATACCAAAAAGATGAAACACAAAAAGTCCTCTAAGACCAGAAG CAGGGGTAACCCAAACATCTTGATCTTGAAGACTCCCATGAAGGGTGGATGTTGA